The Amycolatopsis sp. NBC_01480 genome segment CACCGCGCGCTACATCGGCCTCGGTGCCGGCAAGTTCGGCGTCAACGGCAACGACCTGACCTCGGCGACCGTGTCGGGCAATACGATCGTGCGCTCCGGCGGCAATGCCTACAACCAGGGCCAGCCGGCGCTGCACATCGGCAACGGCGGGGACGGCCACGAGACCGGCACCGTCAGCAACGTCACCGCGTCCGGCAACACCATCGCCGACTCGGTGTACGACGCGGTCGGCTTCTCCCAGTCCACCAACACCCAGTTGCAGGACAATACGATCACTTCGCCGTGGCGCAACGGGATCGTGATCTCGCCGCCGTTCTACCCGGCGCCCACCGGGTCGGCCACGATCACCGGCAACAGCGTGACCGGACTGCGAGCGGGGGCCACGCCGTACGTCAACAACTCCGGCGGCTTCACCGCTTCGGTGAGTGGCAACAGCTGGCAGAACCCCACAACGGACGGACCGTACGGCGGCACCCCGCCCGCGCTCCCGGGCACCGTGCAGGCGGAGAACTACGACACGGGCGGCCAAGGCGTCGCCTACAACGTCAGTTCGGCCAACGGCAACGCCAACGGCTACCGGCCCGACGGCGTCGATCTGGAGTCCACATCGGACACCGGCGGTGGCGACAACCTCGGCTGGACCACTGGCGGGCAGTGGTTCCACTACACGGTGAACGTGGCGACCGCGGGCCGGTACACGGTGAGCCTGCGCGTCGCGGCCCCGTCCGCGGTCGCCGGCGCGCTGCACCTGTCCAACTCGTCGGGCGCCGACCTCACCGGAGCCGTCGCCATCCCGGCGACCGGCGGCTGGCAGAACTGGACCACGGTCACCACGACCGCGGACCTGCCCGCGGGCCGGCAGACCCTGACCCTGAACCAGGACAACGGCGGCTGGAACCTGAACTCGTTCGCCTTCGCTGCCGCCTTCGCCCGAGCCGCCGCGGACCCGTGGACCGGCACCTGGTCGGTCTCCCCGCAGAGCGGTGGCGCGGCGTTCGGCCAGCAGACGCTCCGGCAGGTGGTGCACACGAGCATCGGCGGCCCGTCCGCCCGCGTCGAGGTGTCCAACGCGTTCGGCTCCGCGCCGCTGACGATCGCGGATGTCCATGTGGCTCAACGATCCGACGGCTCGACGATCACGGCGGGCACCGACCGCCCGGTCACCTTCGGCGGGCAGGCGAGCACCGTGATCCCGGCCGGCGGACTCGCGGTGAGCGACCCGGTCGCGTTCACCGTGCCGGCTCTGTCGGACGTCGCGGTCAGCCTGTACCTGCCCGATGCGACGGGCCCGTCGACCTTCCACCAGCAGGGCAACGCGACCAACTATGCCGCCGCCGGTGACGTCAGCGGCGACACCACCCTGCCCGGCGCGCAGACCATCGGCAGCTACTTCTTCCTCACCAACTTGGACGTACTGAACCCCGCCGCCGAGGGCTCCGTGGTGACGCTCGGCGCGTCGATCACCGACGGCGTCGCCTCGGCAACCGACTCGAACCGCCGGTGGCCCAACGACCTCGCGGCTCGGCTGGCCGGCGCCGGGCGCGCCGTCGGCGTGCTCAACCAGGGCATCAGCGGCAACCGCCTGCTCGTCGACGGCGCCGGCCCGAGCGCGCTCGACCGCTTCGACCGGGACGTGCTCGCCCAGCCCGGCGCCCGGTGGGTGATCTTCTCCGACGACCCGATCAACGACCTGGGGTCCACCAGCCCGCCGCCCGGCGCGGACCAACTCATCGCCGGGGCGAAGCAGCTCGTGGCGCGGGCGCACCAGCAACGCCTGAAGTTCCTGTGCTCAACCCTGACGCCCTACAACGGCGCGGGCTATTGGACGCAGCAGGGCGAGACGGCGCGCGAGGCGTTCAACGCGTTCGTCCGCAGCCCGGACAGCGGCTGCGACGGCGTCGTCGACCAGGACACGGCCACGCACGATCCGGCCGACCCCACCCGCTACCTGCCCGCCTACGACGCCGGCGACCACCTGCACCCCAACGAAGCCGGCCTGCAGGCCATCGCCGACGCGGTCGACCTCAGCCTGTTCGCGGCCTGACGACCGGCTCAGCGGGCCACCGTCGTGGTGATGAGGTCGCGGCCCAGTTCCGGGTGGAGGGCGCCGGTGCTGTCGAGGTGGGCGTCGTGGAACCAGGTCTGGTCGGCTTCCGGGTGGGGGCCGACGACGCCGACCTTTCCCTTGCCATAAGGGGTGACCGCGGCGGCGACGGCGCCGGTCGGGTAGGTCGCGAGGATGGTGGCCGGGGCGCCGGTGTTCAGCTTGAACACCGGGCCGTCCTGGAAGTACAGCTGCTGTGGGGCGCCGCGCCAGGTCACGGTCAGCACGGTGTCGTCGGTCGAGTGCAGGTGCGCGCCCTGGGAGCCGACGTACTGGTCGGTGTCGCCGGGCAGGAGGGCGAAGCCGGGCGACGCGCCGGCGAGGTAGCCGCCCAGGCAGAACCCGAGGTAGTTGCCGCCGCCCCGGACGTACGCGCGGATGTCGTCGGCGTGGTCGCGCATCTTCCGCCACGCCGGGTCGAGGCTGCCGCCGCCCGGTTGCGCGTAGACGGCGGCCTTGGCCAGGGATTGCGCGGTGAGCGGGTAGTCCTCGTCGGGACCGATGTAGGCGACGCGGTACTGGGAGCCGAGCAGCGCGGCGACCGCTTCGGGGCAGCCCTCCGTCGATGCCGGGCCTCGGTAGACCAGCGCGAGCGGCCGTGAATCGGGCGCGGGCTCGAACACCGCGATGCCGAGCGCGGTCAAACCCGCCGCGCCGGTAAGCACCCCGGCGCCGAGCAGGAATCGCCTCCGGTCCATCAGGCTCCTTCCCCGGCGGGTTCCCGCCGCAGCCTCGGCAGCCGCCACCCGGACTCGGCCAGCCGTCGCGCGCGCGACGAGAATACGGCGACCAGCGCTTCGAGCGGTCCGCGGCCGGCGGTGGCCCGCCAGGCCAGCCCGATCAGCAGCACCGCGACGGCCTGCACCAGGTACCCGGTGTCCGCGCTGTAGACGTCGTAGTCCGAGTTCAGGAACATGATGTGCGCGGTGTAGAGCGTGAGCGTCATACTTCCCGCCGCGGCCAAGGGTTTCTGGACGGCGGCGATGATCCGCCGGGGCCACTTCGCGGTGACGTGCCCGGCCAGCAGCATCAGCCCGAGCAGCGCGACGGCGGCGCCGATGGTGCCCAGCAGGTCCGGCGTGGTGCTGGTGTGCGGCGCGTCCACGGCCAGCCACCACCAGGTGACGGTGGGGACGGTGCCGTCGCCGCCGAGGGCCAGCATCTCCTGGGTCTCCGGCGCGGTCAGGGTGCTCTGCGGGATGGTCGCGAGGATCTGCGTCAGGCCGCCGTAATGGTTGAGCAGCA includes the following:
- a CDS encoding carbohydrate-binding protein, which gives rise to MPSLPPARRTAMLALALAVIAWVPGTAAAAPGPRTASPSAPAAAGATTPFTSYEAESGTPGGGASVVSLTSAPTTQYSSPALEASGHAYTHLSGTGQEVGWTNNTGQPISFLNVRVSIPDSPSGTGLASTLDLYVNGTFRQALNVNSRQSWIYEGTNYNGNDDQNPADADPRVFFDESHTFLTGSPIAPGSTFSLVKDAANTAAFYDVDVVDVENPPAPLPQPAGSISITSCGAVADDTPTNGAPDGQAADSTGAIQNCIDQAQSQGRTLWIPPGTFYLKGTTGLHAQGITIAGAGMWYSTIYRAVPLPNNTPLAATFSVTSCTVQNFHLDSGETGRAMEFGGGGAMDTTGTNWVADGIWTQHSLSGFWASGTGGTVRNSRLTAIWADGINVNNVALNADTGKDLTVSDNFVRGTGDDAIAINSVAYNGSTNYNAMSNVTVSGNTSIAPWGGKGVAIYGGSGHHVENNYISDTARYIGLGAGKFGVNGNDLTSATVSGNTIVRSGGNAYNQGQPALHIGNGGDGHETGTVSNVTASGNTIADSVYDAVGFSQSTNTQLQDNTITSPWRNGIVISPPFYPAPTGSATITGNSVTGLRAGATPYVNNSGGFTASVSGNSWQNPTTDGPYGGTPPALPGTVQAENYDTGGQGVAYNVSSANGNANGYRPDGVDLESTSDTGGGDNLGWTTGGQWFHYTVNVATAGRYTVSLRVAAPSAVAGALHLSNSSGADLTGAVAIPATGGWQNWTTVTTTADLPAGRQTLTLNQDNGGWNLNSFAFAAAFARAAADPWTGTWSVSPQSGGAAFGQQTLRQVVHTSIGGPSARVEVSNAFGSAPLTIADVHVAQRSDGSTITAGTDRPVTFGGQASTVIPAGGLAVSDPVAFTVPALSDVAVSLYLPDATGPSTFHQQGNATNYAAAGDVSGDTTLPGAQTIGSYFFLTNLDVLNPAAEGSVVTLGASITDGVASATDSNRRWPNDLAARLAGAGRAVGVLNQGISGNRLLVDGAGPSALDRFDRDVLAQPGARWVIFSDDPINDLGSTSPPPGADQLIAGAKQLVARAHQQRLKFLCSTLTPYNGAGYWTQQGETAREAFNAFVRSPDSGCDGVVDQDTATHDPADPTRYLPAYDAGDHLHPNEAGLQAIADAVDLSLFAA
- a CDS encoding BPL-N domain-containing protein, with protein sequence MDRRRFLLGAGVLTGAAGLTALGIAVFEPAPDSRPLALVYRGPASTEGCPEAVAALLGSQYRVAYIGPDEDYPLTAQSLAKAAVYAQPGGGSLDPAWRKMRDHADDIRAYVRGGGNYLGFCLGGYLAGASPGFALLPGDTDQYVGSQGAHLHSTDDTVLTVTWRGAPQQLYFQDGPVFKLNTGAPATILATYPTGAVAAAVTPYGKGKVGVVGPHPEADQTWFHDAHLDSTGALHPELGRDLITTTVAR